From a single Candoia aspera isolate rCanAsp1 chromosome 2, rCanAsp1.hap2, whole genome shotgun sequence genomic region:
- the RHOA gene encoding transforming protein RhoA produces the protein MAAIRKKLVIVGDGACGKTCLLIVFSKDQFPEVYVPTVFENYVADIEVDGKQVELALWDTAGQEDYDRLRPLSYPDTDVILMCFSIDSPDSLENIPEKWTPEVKHFCPNVPIILVGNKKDLRNDEHTRRELAKMKQEPVKPEEGRDMANRIGAFGYMECSAKTKDGVREVFEMATRAALQARRGKKKSGCLLL, from the exons ATGGCAGCCATTCGGAAAAAACTGGTTATAGTTGGTGATGGTGCCTGTGGCAAGACATGTCTGCTGATTGTATTTAGTAAAGACCAGTTCCCTGAGGTTTATGTTCCTACAGTATTTGAAAACTATGTAGCAGATATTGAAGTTGATGGAAAGCAG GTGGAGCTGGCCTTATGGGATACAGCTGGACAAGAAGACTATGACCGACTTAGGCCGCTTTCATATCCAGACACTGATGTTATACTTATGTGTTTTTCAATTGATAGTCCTGATAGTTTAG AAAACATTCCAGAGAAGTGGACTCCAGAGGTGAAACACTTCTGCCCCAACGTACCCATCATTCTGGTAGGAAATAAGAAGGATTTGAGGAATGACGAACACACAAGACGGGAGTTGGCTAAAATGAAGCAG gaaccAGTCAAACCTGAAGAAGGTAGAGATATGGCAAATCGCATTGGTGCTTTTGGATATATGGAATGCAGTGCAAAGACCAAAGACGGCGTGAGGGAAGTTTTTGAAATGGCTACTAGAGCTGCTTTACAAGCCCGACGTGGCAAGAAAAAATCTGGGTGCCTTCTGTTGTAA